The sequence below is a genomic window from Cerasicoccus sp. TK19100.
TTTTCCGGCTGACTTCGAGCGCCAAGTTGGGACGCGCCGCGAGCAAACCCTCATCCAAATACACACAGACGCGCAGCGGTTCGCCGCTGGTCTGGTCATCGCCCCGCAACGCCCGCTCCAGCGTATGATTCTTCGGCAAAAAGGCGTTTTCCGTGTGGAAAATGCGATGCACGAAGTGTGGGGTTACATTAAATTGCAAATCGGAACGAGGCATGAGCGCTTGTCGTAGAAAGGGATGCATCCTGCCGGGCGAATCAAGTCGCGGCAAAACTTTTTTGCAGCCAAAGGGCGAGGGGGAAAAGTAAAAGCAGACAGACAAAGGCCAGCACCGGATGAGGTAAGCAAAGCGCCAGTGCATCGGTTAAAATAATACCTGCCAGCAGCCTGGGGATCGCCTTGGGTGGAGGCAAAGGCCTGCGTCGGAGGGGTAGGGCAGGTGCGTTCCAGAGCAACCAAACGATGACAAAAAAGATCATCAGGACGAACCCGACTAACGTCGGGCTGTCGAAAAACGGCATCACTGCGATTGCCGCAATGGGCGTAAGCAGCAGCAGGCTTTGGGCTAGAGGGTAGTCGCGCTTTTTGGGGCCACTTTCCCCGGCGGCATTCCAGGTGAGTCCAATGATGTAGAGCGTGTGTGCCGCCGCCCAAATGATTGGCAGGATGGCAGAGTAATCACATGGCGCGGCGGCGCTGGCGGCCAGCAGCACCAAAGTGCCCCGAGCGAGCCCCATCGGCACACCGGCCCAGCGGGTTTTTTTATGGATGACATCGTAGCCGACGATCAGCGCAATCAATATGGCTAGCAGCAGCGGCGATGCACCTGCGAGAAGGACGATCGCGCTGCCAGCGAGCATCCAGCCAATGCCAATCCATGTCACTTGGCTGCGGGTAAAGATGCCGCTGGGAATGGGGCGCTCGGGGCGGTATTGGCGGTCGAATGCCGCGTCGCAGGCGTCGTTAAGCGTCGTGCCGCCGAAGTAAAGGCATGTCGCGCCAAGGATTAATAAGAACAGCGACGGCTGGACATTGCCCCCGGCGAGAATCCAGCCCAATATCACATTGCTCCACACCGTGGGCATGTTGGAAAAGCGGCAAAGCTGCAGGAGGGCGTGGCCGCGGGAGCTGGGGGCGCTCATCGTGGCTTATTTCGCCGGAATCTTAATCTTTTGGCCGACGGCCAGACGGCGAGGGTCCACATCGGGATTGGCCGCGAGAATGGCGGCCACCGAGACGTTATACTGGTCGCTCAGTTTGGTAAAAGTGTCGCCGCTGCGGATGGTGTGGACCTTGGTCTCAGTTGTCGCGACGGGCAGGCTGGAATCGTCGTCATTATCTGTCGTGGCCAGGGGCAGGCGCTCCTGAGCGCTGTTGGTGGGGGAGCCCGAGTTCGCTGGCGCGAGCGAACCGGCGTTGTCCGTGGTTGTACTGTTGCGGCCCGTGGCGTTGGGGCGGCCCTGGCGATTCAGCGAGTCGATCAGCTCGGTCAATTTGTCCGCGGAGGTGTCGATCATGTCGCGGTTTTTATTAATTTCCACGCTGACTTGCTTGAGGGCGTTGTTGGCGTCGCGCGCGAGGAGCTGGGTTTGCTGTTCGGCGGCGGCGAGCTTGCTGGCTTGCTCGGCGTATTTGGCCTCCATGTCGGCAAGGCGGGTTTCGAGGCCCTCGACTTTGGCGCTCATGGCCTTAAGGCTGGATTGGGTGTCATCCGAGGCTCCGGCACCGGTCAGGCTGAAGTAGAGGGCGGCTCCGCCCAGCAGCACACCGGCAAAGCCTACCAGCAGCGGCGCAATGATGCCGTTGTTACCCGGCGCGGAGCTGGTTTCAAACGACGAAAGATCGGAATCTACGGACATATCAGTAGTTAACGTAGAGCACGCCAGCGCTACGAATCAAGCTGCATGTTCCTTTAAGTGCGTGGTTTAACGGATTTTTTGGGGTCTTGGTGGAGATGTTGCGCTTTAGCCGCCACCTTATGATGAAATCTTACTTTAAATAAACGCGAAGCCGACGAACACTGCTGCGATGATCCAGGCACCAAGGCTGACTTCCTTACCCCGGCCGGTGAGGAGCATGAGCCCGCAGTAAAAGATGATGCCCGCCATGATGCCGTGGGTGATGCTGAAGCTGAGCGGTATGAGCAGCGCGGTCAGGATGGCTGGGGCAACTTCAAGCAGGTTTCCGTAATCGATGTGCTTCAGGCCCTGTGCCATGAAGAGCCCGACCATGATCAGCGCGGGTGCGGTGGCGGCGGCGGGGACCGCGGTAAGGATCGGCGTGAAAAAGAGCGCCAGCAGGAAGCAGCAGCCGACGACGACCGAGGTCAAACCCGTGCGCCCGCCGGCCTCAATGCCGGTGGCGGACTCAATATAGGCCGTGGTGGTGGAGGTGCCCAGGAGAGAGCCACACACCGTGGCTAATGCATCGGCGGTCAGGGCGCGGTTGAGCTTGGGCATCTCGCCTTTGTCGTTCATCATGCCGCTCTGGCGGCCCAGCGCGACGATGGTGCCCAACGAGTCAAAGAGGTCCAGGATGAGTAGCGTCGCAATGACCGGCAGCGCCGTTTCCCAATGTCGGAATGGGTAAAGCCAGTCGAGGGCGAGGAAGGTCTGCCCGATGCTGGGCGGCAGGCCAAAAAAGCCCTCGGGGGTCGCGGTGATGGTCCCGTCTCCGCTAGGAATGAAGAGGCCGGCCACGCTGAGGAGCAGCACCGTGGCGATGATGGCACCGGGGATCTTTTTTACCGTCAGTGCGCTCATGATGAGCAGCCCGCCAAGTGCCATCAGCGGCGCGGCTTTGAGAATGTCTCCCTCGCTAACGAGCGTGAATGGATTGGACACGATGATCTCGGCGTTTTTCAGGCCGATAAACGCGATGAAAAACCCGATGCCGCACTGGATGCCGATTTGCAGGCAGCTGGGCAGGGATTTGATAATTGCCCCGCGAACGCCCGATACCGAGAGTGCGAAAAAGATCAGGCCGTTCCAAAACACCATGGCCAGTGCACCCTCCCAGGGGACGCCCATGCCGACCACCACCACGCTCGCGAAGTAGCTGTTGAGCCCCATGCCGGGGGCCTGCGCAATGGGCAGATTGGTCAGCGTCGCCATGATGAAGCACCCCAGCGCAGCGGCGAGCGCGGTGACGGTGATCAGCCCGGCGTGGTCCATGCCGGTGCCGTCGGAGAGGATCAGCGGGTTGACCACGATGATGTAAGCCATCGCGGCAAACGTGGTCAGCCCGGCCAGGCATTCGCGGCTGATGGTCGTGCCCTCAGCTTGTAGTTTGAAGCAGCGTTCCAGCATTGGAAAAGTTCGAAAGGTTCGAATGTTTGAAAGTTCGAAGGTTGGGAGGTTGAGGGTGGAGCTTGGCGATGTTAATACGTTTTGGCCAGACTTAGGTCTTGGGTAATGCGAGGGCGGGGCCTAACTTCTGCGGCATGAAAATAGTCATTCTCGATGCTGGTACTTTCTTTTTTGAAGACGAACAACCCTGGGGCCCGTTGCGGGAGTTTGGTGAGCTCGTCATCCGCGAGCACACTAG
It includes:
- a CDS encoding UbiA family prenyltransferase, with the protein product MSAPSSRGHALLQLCRFSNMPTVWSNVILGWILAGGNVQPSLFLLILGATCLYFGGTTLNDACDAAFDRQYRPERPIPSGIFTRSQVTWIGIGWMLAGSAIVLLAGASPLLLAILIALIVGYDVIHKKTRWAGVPMGLARGTLVLLAASAAAPCDYSAILPIIWAAAHTLYIIGLTWNAAGESGPKKRDYPLAQSLLLLTPIAAIAVMPFFDSPTLVGFVLMIFFVIVWLLWNAPALPLRRRPLPPPKAIPRLLAGIILTDALALCLPHPVLAFVCLLLLFPLALWLQKSFAAT
- a CDS encoding LysM peptidoglycan-binding domain-containing protein — translated: MSVDSDLSSFETSSAPGNNGIIAPLLVGFAGVLLGGAALYFSLTGAGASDDTQSSLKAMSAKVEGLETRLADMEAKYAEQASKLAAAEQQTQLLARDANNALKQVSVEINKNRDMIDTSADKLTELIDSLNRQGRPNATGRNSTTTDNAGSLAPANSGSPTNSAQERLPLATTDNDDDSSLPVATTETKVHTIRSGDTFTKLSDQYNVSVAAILAANPDVDPRRLAVGQKIKIPAK
- a CDS encoding NCS2 family permease — encoded protein: MLERCFKLQAEGTTISRECLAGLTTFAAMAYIIVVNPLILSDGTGMDHAGLITVTALAAALGCFIMATLTNLPIAQAPGMGLNSYFASVVVVGMGVPWEGALAMVFWNGLIFFALSVSGVRGAIIKSLPSCLQIGIQCGIGFFIAFIGLKNAEIIVSNPFTLVSEGDILKAAPLMALGGLLIMSALTVKKIPGAIIATVLLLSVAGLFIPSGDGTITATPEGFFGLPPSIGQTFLALDWLYPFRHWETALPVIATLLILDLFDSLGTIVALGRQSGMMNDKGEMPKLNRALTADALATVCGSLLGTSTTTAYIESATGIEAGGRTGLTSVVVGCCFLLALFFTPILTAVPAAATAPALIMVGLFMAQGLKHIDYGNLLEVAPAILTALLIPLSFSITHGIMAGIIFYCGLMLLTGRGKEVSLGAWIIAAVFVGFAFI